The genomic segment CATTTCACTCATTATGTCTTATAATGAGATAAATACTGTTTTACTAAGTCACCTAACAATATATCTATGGCCCGACTGTCCGTATGCAATATCATAGCTACGAGTGTAGTTACTATACTTTAGTTCGACATTTTGCAATTCCGATGTCCTGGCTGAAGTTAAGCTGTCTTATTTTGTTCACATTTAACATCCCAGGTGTGACTCTAGTTACAAGGGTTTCCTATACAAACAAATTTATCTTGGAGGTAGTTCAGATATAGTGTGTCTAGGATTTCTGTAGATGGCATTTGTATGTTGGAGATAGTACAGGTGTGGTGTGTCTATGTTTCATATCAACGTCTCCCATAAATACAACCTCTGCGCCTTTTACTGTGTATTGTTCTTTGTTCCttccattaaaaataaaactgttcTTAGATCCAGGTCATTTCCTGAAACAAGACTTTCATGCTGCAAatgattccagccatgaccacactGTCTTTCATTCAGTATTAATacaattatattattcaatgcgTCAGTCTTCGAGAAGGGTAAATATAATTTATGGGAGaatcagctgctatttctagcaggtgcagTGACCACATGGATCCACTATTTTCTCAATGGCCAATCACTGGATGTGAAAGCTAAACAAAGGCCACTTAGATCCGTAATAAATGAGAATCCATGACATCTCTCCCACCCCAGCCTAACTCTATTCTCTGTAAAGAATATCGTGTATTAAGTGAGGTTGTCTTCTGTAATAATAAACAGCAGACATCAGTTGTGGAACGGTGAGATGTTTCCATCACGAGTGACAGCATTctcgctgctgctgcttctacaacAGTCGATTGTCTCCATCAAACTCTAACAACGTCGTCGTAGaacgacagagaaaaagaaaaaaatatcagttttatGGAGACTCTTTTACTACATCACAGTTGAAGGTTATCAGGAATAAATCAAATTTGATCATTATACTTAATAAGAGGAATTCCCTCCCACTCTtcctccacctttctctctcgcatatgtgcgtgtgcgtatgtatacgcatatacatatacatatatatgtgtgtgggtgtgtgtacatacatatatgcatgcatgtatgtgcatttgtattattttttatcagCAGAAACTTCCAAATGTGACTCTCGGGCTGAGCTCTTTGCTTGGTGTTTATTATTATGAAACTGACTTCAAATCTGGGATTGTATTTCCTTACTTAGAGTGACTTACAATTCCTTCTGGAagattcatttcaaaattttgaagtGGAACATTAtgtgaaaatgaatattttttttgtgtCATCTGCCTGTGAAACAGAAAGAACACTTACGAAGAGATAAAAtccagtcattaaaaaaaatgcatatacatacatagatatatatgtgtgcacataggcatataaatacatacataagtacacacacacacacacaccacatgacaCTCAGGTTTCCATAAGCATCGCATTACTTACTCGAACATAAGGAATGTATTAACATATAACTATACAAAAGCATTTCCGATAGAAATGTAATTATGTACTTATTTTCTGACATACGCAGAAAGTGAACATATTAATGCAGAtgttcatctatatatgtacatgcatgcacacacgcacacacatatatatatataatgcatttataaatatgcacttacatacatgtgcacacacacacacgcatacacattaaaaaaaaaactagcactTTGTCAGTTACGCAACAAGTATCCCAGTCGATCTTAACAAAACAGCTCACTTgttaaaattaacatgcaagtggctgagcactccacagacacgtacctTTAACATTGTTTTCAAGAAGAATCTGCCAAtctgacacagagtgtgacaaggctgaccctttgataGAAAGGTACAacctatttttgccagctgagtggactggagcaacgtaaaataaagtccCTTGTTCGAGGAGAGAACGTGCTGCTGGGTAccaaactcacgaccttacaatcccTAACCCCTAAACCTTTCaccttcacaacacacacacgcacagatatgtcatcatcttcatttcacattcatgtCCCATGCTGGAttaggttggatggttcaacaggatccaaTGATTCCAACGACTACATCCAAGCCCCAGTGTCTACTTTGGTAATGGTTACTATTTTGGCCaaaatgctcttcctaacaccaaccactttacagaatgtactgggtgcttttttcatggtaCAAGTGAAgttaccaagtaatttgcaagacaagtcCTCCTCCACCCTCAACTCAGTGGGGTTCTAGTAAAAGGggacagtgttttttttttttatggcaagtGTCAAGGGGTTAAAATATGATATCACATTAGAGTGGGTGAGAGATgctgaagagagaaataaagacggTTGTCACACGGTATTAGAACATATTCTCAAGGTACAAGATGGTGAGTATAAGAGGAAATATGAGCAGAAAATCAGAAATAGTGGGAGGAGAGTGAGAGGTAgttagaaacagagagagagagagagagagagagagagagagagagggagagagatgaatgCAGTGAGTAGGGAAGAAGTGTAGAAGTATGGTCAATGGTGAATCTCAGTTTGGTATGATGAAAGAAATAGGAGTGGCTCATAGAGGAGATGAAGGTCATACGTGGCAGTAAGAAAGGGTGGATAGCATCAGTTTTATAAAACTGTTGATAGACAAGAAATAGGGTTGTAGGAAGAGCAGtttgtaagagtgagagagacagagacatacaaTGTCAGAGATGGAAGTTAGAGAAACACAGGGGGGGGGGTGAATATAGGGAGTGATGGACCGAggactgggggggggggcattgatGGCAGACATGAGAGGGTGTTAAAGATGAGATGTGGTGGTCATAAGATGCAAATCAGAAACAAGAGGATCAATGGAAAATAAAGTGGGAAGGCATTACATTGAGAATGAAGGATGAAGTGGTTGCAGGGAAAGGGGTAATTGGTTGCATTAAAGGGGATAAAATATATGTGGTTCTTCTCTGATTACAGCAGCTGAACAGTGCTGCAGTTAGAAGAGGGATGGAGGGATAGATATTAGAAAGATGAGAGATGGGGAAGGTTTGACAGTGGACAGACAGGGTGCAGGGCAGGGTTCAGCAGCTGTATAGACAGAAACATAAACACTTTTAGGGCCTCACTTTCATAGGGATGGAAGGATCTTTTGATGGGCAACAAATCACCAATCATTTCAGTTCTTTATCTTATTCTTGAGGTTCAACATCTTGAAATCAACCTTCATTACTttatcccatgttttcctgggggttttcctcttccacaggttccatctgCATTAAGGGATTAGTATTtcttttatgcagctgtcctcatctctGTGCATCATATGACAATGCCAGcacaattttctttcttgtatacTATATCTGATATCTTAGATGCTCAGTTTTTCTTtaaacacatttgcactttgtcatactGCATACTGACATTGcccatccaacagagcatactagcttcatccCTTTCTAGTTTTTATATGTCCTCCACATTCAGGACCCATTTCTCACTACTATATATATTGCCCCTTTCCCAGCTTCCTGGGGCTTCCACTTCTAGCCATCCTTTATTATATTCTTGGTGTGACTGATTTTCTCATCCTCAAATAATAGCATCTcaacaacttcctgcgtgagaaatgcttcaaagaccaagacgatgccaaacacgccttcaatgACTTCATCGCaaccagaacgcaggatttttatgctactggcataaataaacttgtttcagcaaaagtgtattgattctgaaggtgtttatttcgattaataaagttttgtttgagccaagatatgtgcatctgaattgaAAGGTTAAAAACCcctgcaagaactttcttgacaacctaatatattggtttcaaattttcacacaaggccagcaatttcaggggaagggctaagccgattacatcaaccccagtgcttgactggtatttattttattgacccccaaaaggatgaaaggcaaagtgaaatttgaactcagagcataaagatggatgaaatgccactaagtctTTTGCTCAGCAATGCTAACGATTGCAATTACAACAGACATGTAGTCAtttattatagacatatatatagattatgatattatataatgatatatatttagaatatagagAGACTATACATTACCATAACATACATTATAAGATAATGATAGGTGAATTACATATTACAATATAAGCTATATAATGACATAATGAGTATAACAGCATAacacacatcaaatatatttagtaatttatttGTCTATTAAACAAACTGAACCCAGTTCTTTTTAGAATGTATTTTCTTCTCTGATCACCCCCCCCTCTCTATTAtatctcctcctctcttttctAACTCCCCAGGTGGACCAGGATCAAAAAAAGGCGCTATTGTTAATGAGTTAATGTGCACATTTGGATTTACTTTAATTAATGCAGAAAGAATCATTTTACAAAGACTTATGAAGAACCTGGATGATCAGCAAGATTCCCTTGATTGTTCAGCGGCTGTAAAAAGACTTTTAAAGGTAAGACAACCCAACTCTTGGCTTATGTAGACCTTCCAATACCGACCCCCTCTTCACTTCATCTTACCATTCCACCCCAACACTATCTCTTTTAAATAATTCAGGGAAACACAATACTATTTTACACCAATGATAAAATCAGATTTCTCTAGCTCAAGAATATTATCTGAAGACTACTGAGTATATTGACCAGttaactgtcttttttttttactttctagtgTCAATTCAATAAATACCAAACGTATATTGAAGTTGTTATCATCAAACATCCAACTCACTTTCAATATTTGTGGTCCTCTCTCAGAACAGGGAAGGGGTcaccaataataatgtttatattagaaCAGGGAACAtcaagatagatagatctatctgCAGCAACATCTACCTCATTCAATACACCACAAAGACAGGTGATAAATCATACCTGGAAATAGTTCCATTCTATCTTCAAAAGACAGGTTACTGAGAAGTGGAATTTACTCAGCACTCAGATGAAATGGCAACTTATTGAATAGTTTTGAATTACAAGTGCAGTCTATCAAGGTGCCCTGCATTGTGCCCTTGTACATCTAGGCTATCAAACCATTGTTGAGGGAGCTAGAAGACctctgcttggattttattccatccagtcaattttgagcacAGTACCAACCTCAGTCTTCagaaatactccatcctcagttgttctttcttttccatttccattATCTTGTTGACCtctagtacaccaaggtatttgtatccttccaTTTCAATTTGCTTGATCAAGTCTCTATTCAATAATTCTATCCCTGCTGGGGAATGTATCTTGCCCCTTTTTGGGTAGATTATTTTGTActttttgagtccaaattccattctaatatcagtacgAAAACAGTGGATCCTGTTCACCAAGGATctcacttgtgtctcatctttGTTAGAAAGGAGGAAGGGTTAGTAACTAAACCAGATGAGACTATTTCTAGTGGCTGGCAGCTGACATGCTAGCAGTGAGAATGGCATTAGACCACTTCTTCAATGCGAAACATGAAGGTTGCAGTGTCAGAGCTAAGGTGCGTGCTCTAAGAAATGAGGAGATCAAAACTGTTCGATGGGTTGTGTGGCAGAGGCACAGTGTGGTAACAAaaccacaattattattattattattattattattattattattattattattagtataatctTTGTCATTTCCAGGACCAACCTGAACTGGTGTGTCTTGACTGGGTTATGCAAGAAATTATAAAACAACTAGATAAAAGACCAAAGGGATTTTATTTGGTTGATGTTCTTCCAAACCTAAAAGTCCTCTTAAAGTTGGATGGACTTCTCAAAAATACGGGCGAGGAATTAAGCAAACTTGAAGCTAAGgtaaatttctctctttctccttatatggatttgtatgttttacttttttatatttatgtttattttatgtatacagatacatatacataatacttacatacagacatacaaacacacacactcacacacacacactcacacacacacacttacacacatacatacatacacacacatacatacacatacgtacatgcatgcatacatacatacagtaaaaatacatgtatatatatatatattttaaactttagatATATCCTCgtatattctttattcattttcaattttattgatttatttgttgatttattgatttattgatttattgatttatttctttggattagtgataatgtgtgtgtgtgtgtgtgtgttgtggatggatagatggatcctctgctatatatatatatatatatatatatatatatatNNNNNNNNNNNNNNNNNNNNNNNNNNNNNNNNNNNNNNNacacacacacacacacacacacacatatatatccaccactgctctatatatattctgtaaaccCTTCTCTTCTTCCAGTACCCAGTGTCATTTGCAATAAACATGGACAAACCTTTAGTGAAGAAACCAAGTCATTCAGAAAATTCTAATTCCAAGAAAAACAAGAGTTCTGGAAGTAATACTCACACAGATGAAGCAGATTATTCTAGAACAGAGGTAAattctctctgttcctctccttctctctctccctccttccccttctctcaatctctctctctctaaacatgTAAATATCTCACCACCTTCTCTCTTTCCACCTTCACCATAAACTCTCCCCATTATATACCACtgtgagggtgggctgaaaagttcataggatgactatgaaggagtgatactagagctgtgaaatcctgcatgtattaatttcaacTCCTCTTACTAATAACTACATTGTTTCTTACCAGGTAGACTGACATCtgacttcgaagttactgtcaatactattcttgttacagaataataaaattgtactctacaaaagtatggagtaaGCCTTCAgatttatgcaatttttttttattacaactgAACGTAAGAacaaatgcttacatatatatatatatatatatatatatatatggagtacttttctgaattttctatcatggaacagagtacattatatatatataaaaatattgatgagaactgatttatttccaatataattaattactctAGCAATGTCTCACCTCCAAgtatttctttcacttgttttaatttcctttttttttagaaACGGTTAACACTCTATGGAAATGCTGTGAAACCTTTCTTGGAATATTTCCGTAAATCAGAGAAAATGATTTCAATAGATTCTTCATCGGGTAAAATCGACACAATTTGTTCAATTCTCACAGACTTTATGACCTCCTTGAATATGCAAAGTCAGAAAGCAATCAGTACTGTGNNNNNNNNNNNNNNNNNNNNNNNNNNNNNNNNNNNNNNNNNNNNNNNNNNNNNNNNNNNNNNNNNNNNNNNNNNNNNNNNNNNNNNNNNNNNNNNNNNNNNNNNNNNNNNNNNNNNNNNNNNNNNNNNNNNNNNNNNNNNNNNNNNNNNNNNNNNNNNNNNNNNNNNNNNNNNNNNNNNNNNNNNNNNNNNNNNNNNNNNNNNNNNNNNNNNNNNNNNNNNNNNNNNNNNNNNNNNNNNNNNNNNNNNNNNNNNNNNNNNNNNNNNNNNNNNNNNNNNNNNNNNNNNNNNNNNNNNNNNNNNNNNNNNNNNNNNNNNNNNNNNNNNNNNNNNNNNNNNNNNNNNNNNNNNNNNNNNNNNNNNNNNNNNNNNNNNNNNNNNNNNNNNNNNNNNNNNNNNNNNNNNNNNNNNNNNNNNNNNNNNNNNNNNNNNNNNNNNNNNNNNNNNNNNNNNNNNNNNNNNNNNNNNNNNNNNNNNNNNNNNNNNNNNNNNNNNNNNNNNNNNNNNNNNNNNNNNNNNNNNNNNNNNNNNNNNNNNNNNNNNNNNNNNNNNNNNNNNNNNNNNNNNNNNNNNNNNNNNNNNNNNNNNNNNNNNNNNNNNNNNNNNNNNNNNNNNNNNNNNNNNNNNNNNNNNNNNNNNNNNNNNNNNNNNNNNNNNNNNNNNNNNNNaggaggaggaggaggaggagccaACATTCTTGAAAGTTTGCCTAAATCCATGGAACTGTCATAGAACTGTCAGAAGCTTTATAgcatctatttacacacacacactcaagcaatTCTTGTGATTCACTGAGTTTCCCTAATTAAACTTTAAATTCTGTCTTTTCCAGCTGCAGAAGAGTGCAACTCAATCAGAGACACATACcttgtaaattatatttgtttaaaggACCATAACGAACTTGATGATTCATCACCAGTAAGTAATTAGCAATCACAGTCCACACATTCTCATTTGTTCTCTCTTTCCACAATATTTGTTCTCAGACTTTCTGAAACTGTCTTCACTTTGAAACACCACAACATTCTTTCTCTGATATTAGGTCATCAagaatgaaatttgtagtaagatatatggtaaactttgacagctgctcattttgtgccatcattatattttgaaaatttttattttttgctagaAAGCtgacatatctatttctttattcgaactcattttgtgctttataaagtatctataaattgttttttgctatttttgtttagagatggttAAGTCAGATAttcatacagttttgaaataggagttctttcttggaaatacagcatcacagacagctcggaatattagtAGAGgttataaccctaaccctaaaatttCTTAGTTCACTACAATAAATAAGTAAGGGACTAAATTTTTATGCAGAAGTACTCCTTAAGTACTCCCAGTCATTGTTGTGAAGTTCTCATTCCCTAAAAGACAATATCCTCTCTTACCGCTTCATATTTGGGAGATATACTTCCCTGATGAGTGCtaataatacagaaatacatcCACAGTTATCCTGACTCTATCAAACATCAGACTTACtgtagtttattttttaattatttttaatgaattgcA from the Octopus bimaculoides isolate UCB-OBI-ISO-001 chromosome 11, ASM119413v2, whole genome shotgun sequence genome contains:
- the LOC106881191 gene encoding uncharacterized protein LOC106881191 — translated: MGCGLSNLRRSKSRRTAAVEDDCTVIHGGRDKGKVKIHYGKEVSLIAADPKLIFIFGGPGSKKGAIVNELMCTFGFTLINAERIILQRLMKNLDDQQDSLDCSAAVKRLLKDQPELVCLDWVMQEIIKQLDKRPKGFYLVDVLPNLKVLLKLDGLLKNTGEELSKLEAKYPVSFAINMDKPLVKKPSHSENSNSKKNKSSGSNTHTDEADYSRTEKRLTLYGNAVKPFLEYFRKSEKMISIDSSSGKIDTICSILTDFMTSLNMQSQKAISTEEEEEEPTFLKVCLNPWNSAEECNSIRDTYLVNYICLKDHNELDDSSPEKLFQWLCCYIAENQYENRNFLINMVGIDINSNSFNQTSNKKPVLFFEVNNSVLKKYMECRTRDVKQQLKEVKTVISTENEVYLFSPDTDSELCKHIAWCFTEYRESI